One region of Seriola aureovittata isolate HTS-2021-v1 ecotype China chromosome 15, ASM2101889v1, whole genome shotgun sequence genomic DNA includes:
- the ube2g1a gene encoding ubiquitin-conjugating enzyme E2 G1a, protein MTEPQSALLLRRQLAELNKNPVEGFSAGLIEDNDLYRWEVLIIGPPDTLYEGGVFKAHLTFPKDYPLRPPKMKFITDIWHPNVDKNGDVCISILHEPGEDKYGYEKPEERWLPIHTVETIMISVISMLADPNGDSPANVDAAKEWREDRHGAFKRKVARCVRKSQETAFE, encoded by the exons ATGACAGAGCCTCAATCAGCGCTGTTACTCAGGAGACAGCTTGCAG AGCTGAACAAAAACCCAGTGGAGGGATTTTCAGCAGGTCTGATCGAGGATAATGATCTCTACAGATGGGAAGTCCTTATCATTGGGCCTCCAGACACACTGTA TGAAGGTGGTGTGTTTAAAGCTCATCTGACATTTCCCAAAGATTACCCTCTCAGGCCACCTAAAATGAAATTTATCACAGATATTTGGCACCCTAATG ttgaCAAGAATGGAGATGTATGTATTTCTATTTTGCACGAGCCTGGGGAGGACAAGTATGGCTATGAGAAACCAGAGGAGCGCTGGCTGCCTATCCACACAGTGGAAACTATCATGATTAGTGTTATCTCTATGCTGGCAGACCCAAATGGTGACTCACCAGCCAATGTGGATGCTGCA aaagAGTGGAGGGAGGACAGACACGGAGCATTTAAAAGGAAAGTTGCCCGTTGTGTACGAAAAAGCCAAGAGACTGCGTTTGAGTGA
- the LOC130182025 gene encoding neuferricin, which translates to MNSMLSYVLVALLSVSLAVLFIPRDWYVKFGNESTQGPPVRLLSRHELSLYDGEEGSKGLYLAIMGQVFDVNKGQRHYGPGGAYHFMAGRDASLAFITGDFTENGLTDDVSSLSPLQVVALYDWLAFYQRDYQTVGLVIGRFYSETGQPTEALLQVEASLSEGQRIKVQSEAEMVRFPACNSEWSAARGGRVWCSTKSGGVVRDWTGVPRKLFSAGTSGVRCVCVEDPSAAEEDPNLQKYEACPPHADSCSVGEY; encoded by the exons ATGAACAGCATGCTCAGCTATGTTTTGGTGGCGCTTTTATCTGTGTCGTTGGCAGTGTTGTTCATTCCTCGCGACTGGTACGTAAAATTTGGAAATGAATCAACCCAGGGGCCCCCTGTGCGGCTCCTGAGCAGGCATGAATTATCACTGTACGACGGGGAGGAAGGCAGCAAGGGCCTTTACCTGGCCATCATGGGACAGGTTTTTGATGTAAACAAGGGACAGAGGCACTATGGACCAGGTGGTGCCTATCACTTTATGGCAG GCAGAGATGCCTCACTGGCCTTCATCACTGGAGACTTCACAGAAAATGGCCTGACAGATGATGTGTCCAGTCTCTCCCCCCTGCAGGTGGTGGCCCTGTATGACTGGCTGGCCTTCTATCAGAGGGACTATCAGACTGTAG GTTTGGTAATAGGCCGGTTCTATAGCGAGACTGGACAGCCCACAGAGGCCTTGTTGCAGGTGGAAGCATCACTATCAGAGGGCCAGCGAATCAAGGTCCAGTCTGAGGCCGAGATGGTTCGCTTCCCAGCCTGCAACTCAGAGTGGAGCGCTGCCAGGGGAGGAAGAGTCTGGTGCTCCACTAAGAG TGGTGGAGTGGTAAGAGACTGGACAGGCGTCCCGCGGAAGCTCTTCTCTGCAGGAACCAGTGGTGTTcgttgtgtctgtgttgaagacccgtctgcagcagaggaagaccCCAACCTGCAGAAATATGAAGCCTGCCCTCCACATGCTGATTCATGCTCTGTTGGAGAGTACTAG
- the spns3 gene encoding protein spinster homolog 3 has protein sequence MNAEDAVTSPQDGPTPRWSIGSSSGLHYGSFANSLASLTPMAVEKPAISPRRAHLAVAVLCYLNLLNYMERYTIAGVLSNIQRFFNIRDSTAGLLQTVFICSFLLLAPLFGYLGDRYNRKYIMIGGLSVWLVTAAGSSLVTESLFWLLVLLRALVGIGEASYSTIAPTIIGDLFTGGQRSIMICVFYIFIPVGSGLGYIVGAGCANLTGDWRWALRITPILGLVGLFLLVFLCPNPARGAAETHGQGVAEQTSYKEDVKYLLKNKSYVWSSFGVTAMAFLTGALAFWMPTFLSRAQVTQKIRPPCTKEPCDSTDSYIFGAVTVVTGILGASLGTGLSRWLRNKVSNADPLICAVGMLGSAPCLFITIFVASESIPATYVFIFLGELLLSLNWAVLADILLYVVIPTRRATAEALQITVCHLLGDAGSPYLIGTISDAIRKVKPGTDEWSFHSLKYSLLVCPSVGILGGLFFLMTSRYITEDRKAAQELIAGAGNEGPPPQPNPAPEPSMELSNSNK, from the exons ATGAACGCAGAGGACGCAGTGACGTCCCCCCAGGACGGGCCGACGCCTCGGTGGAGCATAGGCTCCAGCTCCGGGCTGCATTATGGCTCCTTTGCAAACAGCCTTGCGTCCCTTACACCGATGGCTGTGGAAAAACCAGCCATATCACCGAGACGGGCCCATTTAGCCGTAGCTGTGCTCTGCTATCTCAACTTGCTCAACTACATGGAACGGTACACAATAGCAG gTGTCCTCTCCAACATTCAGAGATTCTTTAATATAAGAGACAGTACGGCTGGACTTCTGCAAACAG TTTTTATCTGCAGTTTCTTGCTTTTGGCCCCTCTCTTTGGTTACCTTGGGGACCGCTACAACCGGAAATACATCATGATTGGTGGTTTGAGTGTGTGGCTAGTGACTGCAGCCGGCAGCTCTCTTGTGACTGAGTCG TTATTCTGGCTTCTGGTGCTGTTGCGAGCCCTGGTCGGGATAGGAGAGGCCAGCTATTCCACCATTGCTCCCACCATCATCGGGGACCTCTTTACCGGTGGTCAACGGAGCATCATGATCTGCGTCTTCTACATCTTTATCCCAGTTGGAAG TGGTCTTGGATACATCGTGGGGGCCGGGTGTGCGAACCTCACAGGGGACTGGCGCTGGGCTCTCAGG ATCACTCCCATCTTGGGTCTTGTGGGACTTTTCTTGTTGGTTTTCTTATGTCCTAACCCAGCCAGAGGCGCTGCAGAAACCCATGGACAGGGAGTGGCAGAGCAGACCTCGTACAAGGAGGACGTCAAGTATCTTCTGAAAAA TAAAAGTTATGTGTGGTCCTCATTCGGAGTTACGGCCATGGCCTTCCTCACCGGAGCCCTGGCTTTCTGGATGCCTACGTTTCTGTCCAGAGCTCAGGTCACTCAGAAGATCCGACCGCCGTGCACCAAGGAGCCTTGTGACTCTACAGACAG TTATATCTTCGGTGCTGTGACGGTGGTGACGGGCATTCTGGGAGCGAGTCTCGGCACCGGTTTATCAAGATGGTTAAGGAACAAGGTGTCAAATGCGGACCCGCTCATCTGCGCAGTAGGCATGCTGGGATCGGCCCCGTGCCTCTTCATCACCATATTCGTGGCATCAGAAAGCATTCCAGCCACTTAC GTATTCATTTTCTTAGGTGAATTATTGCTGTCACTGAACTGGGCTGTTCTCGCTGATATACTGCTG TATGTTGTCATACCAACCAGAAGGGCGACAGCTGAGGCCCTACAGATTACGGTCTGTCATCTCCTGGGTGATGCTGGGAGTCCGTACTTAATAGGAACG ATCTCTGATGCTATACGCAAAGTTAAACCTGGAACCGATGAGTGGAGCTTCCACAGTCTGAAGTACAGCCTCCTGGTCTGCCCGTCTGTGGGAATCCTGGGTGGACTGTTTTTCCTCATGACTTCCCGCTACATTACTGAAGACAGGAAGGCAGCTCAGGAGTTGATTGCAGGAGCTGGAAATG agGGTCCCCCACCTCAGCCGAATCCTGCACCTGAACCCTCCATGGAACTGAGCAACAGTAATAAGTAA
- the ankfy1 gene encoding rabankyrin-5, with product MAEEEVAKLQKHLALLRQEYVKMQQKLADTERRCAVLAAQASGQGSSSPAAADTFISRLLDIVADLYQQEQYSDLKVKVAGEKLSAHKFVLAARSDVWSLANLASTSELDLSDCKPEVAMAMLRWAYTDELELTEDDAFLIDLMKLANRFQLQLLRERCEKGVMSSVNVRNCIRFYQTAEELNATTLMNYCGEIIASHWDDLRKEDFSTMSAQLLYKMIKSKTEYPLHKAIKVEREDVVFLYLIEMDSQLPGKLNELDNNGDLALDLALSRKLESIATTLVNNKADVDMVDQSGWSLLHKAIQRGDEFASIFLIRHSAQVNASTVGAVETPLHLVCSFSPKKHSVEVMSGMARIAEALLRTGANPNMQNSKGRTPLHEAVASGNEPVFSQLLQCKQLDLELKDHEGSTPLWLALQYITVSSDPSVNPFEDDAPVVNGTSFDENSFAAQLIQRGSNPDAPDTTTENCLMQRAARAGNEAAALFLATHGAKVNHVNKWGESPLHTACRCGLASLTAELLQQGANPNLQTQKALPDDTLGVAMQTPLHMAIAHNHPDVVSVILEQKANALHATNNFQIIPDFSLKDSMDQTVLGLALWTGMHIIAAQLLGSGASINDTMSNGQTLLHMAIQRQDSKSALFLLEHQADINVRTQEGQTALQLAISNQLPLVVDAICTRGADMSVVNDKGDPPLWLALENGLEDIASTLVRHGCDATCWSTGPSGCQQTLLHRAVDENNEVSACFLIRSGCDVNSPRQPGPNGEGDEEARDGQTPLHLASSWGLEEVVQCLLEFGANVNAQDAEGRAPIHAAISSQHNVIIQLLISHPDIRLNIRDRQGMTPFACAMTHKNNKAAEAILKREPGAAEQVDNKGRNFLHVAVQNSDIESVLFLISVQANVNSRVQDAAKLTPLHLAVQAGSEIIVRNLLLAGAKVNELTKHRQTALHLAAQQDLATICSVLLENGVDFAAEDENGNNALHLAVMQGRLNNVRALLTESNIDAEAFNLRGQSPMHVLGHYGKENAAAIFELFLECMPEYPLDKPDNEGNTVLLLAYMKGNANLCRAIVRAGARLGINNNQGINIFNYQVATKQLLFRLLDMLSKEPPWCDGSNCYECVAKFGVTTRKHHCRHCGRLLCHKCSIKEIPIIKFDLNKPVRVCDICFDVLTLGGVS from the exons ATGGCGGAAG AGGAGGTGGCCAAGCTGCAGAAGCACCTGGCCCTGCTCAGGCAGGAGTATGTGAAGATGCAGCAGAAGCTGGCTGACACAGAGAGGCGCTGTGCTGTGCTTGCTGCTCAGGCCTCTGGCCAGGGCTCCTCCAGCCCCGCAGCCGCAGACACCTTCATCAGCCGTCTGCTGGACATCGTGGCCGACCTCTACCAGCAGGAACAGTACAG TGATCTGAAAGTGAAAGTCGCAGGGGAGAAGCTAAGTGCCCATAAGTTTGTGTTGGCTGCTCGCAGTGATGTCTGGAGTCTGGCCAACCTGGCCTCCACCTCTGAACTGGACCTATCTG ATTGCAAGCCGGAGGTTGCCATGGCGATGTTGCGCTGGGCATACACCGATGAGTTGGAACTCACTGAGGATGATGCCTTCCTTATTGACTTGATGAAGCTGGCTAATCGATTCCAGCTTCAGCTGCTCAGAGAGAG ATGTGAAAAAGGCGTGATGTCCTCGGTGAATGTCAGGAACTGCATTCGCTTCTATCAGACAGCTGAGGAACTAAATGCCACCACCCTGATGAACTACTGTGGGGAGATCATAGCCAGTCACTGG GATGATTTGAGGAAAGAAGATTTCAGCACCATGAGCGCCCAACTTCTGTACAAGATGATCAAATCTAAAACGGAGTATCCTCTCCACAAAGCCATCAAAGTTGAGCGAGAAGATGTGGTCTTTCTCTATCTCATCGAGATGGACTCGCAG CTACCCGGCAAGCTAAATGAGCTGGACAACAACGGTGACCTGGCACTGGACCTGGCACTCTCTCGTAAATTGGAAAGTATTGCCACCACTTTGGTTAACAACAAAGCAGATGTGGATATGGTGGACCAGAGTGGCTGGAGCCTCCTGCATAAGGCCATCCAAAGAG GTGATGAATTTGCCTCCATCTTCCTGATTCGCCACTCAGCTCAGGTGAATGCATCCACAGTGGGGGCTGTGGAAACCCCACTTCACCTGGTTTGTTCTTTCAGCCCCAAGAAGCACTCTGTAGAAGTGATGAGCGGCATGGCACGAATAGCAGAGGCTCTGCTCAGGACCGGAGCCAACCCCAACATGCAGAACAGCAAGGGCAG AACTCCGCTGCATGAAGCTGTGGCATCAGGGAATGAGCCCGTGTTCAGCCAGCTGCTACAGTGCAAACA GCTTGACCTGGAACTCAAGGACCATGAGGGCAGCACACCTCTGTGGCTGGCCCTGCAGTATATCACCGTGTCTTCAGACCCCTCAGTAAACCCATTTGAGGATGATGCACCAGTAGTGAATGGCACCTCATTTGACGAGAATAGCTTTGCAGCTCAGCTTATCCAGAGAGGAAGCAACCCTGATGCTCCTGACACTACCACAG AAAACTGCCTCATGCAGAGAGCAGCTCGGGCAGGCAACGAGGCAGCTGCTCTTTTCCTAGCTACTCATGGAGCAAAGGTCAACCATGTCAACAAATGG GGTGAGAGCCCACTTCATACAGCATGTCGCTGTGGCCTGGCAAGCCTGACGGCAGAGCTGCTCCAGCAGGGGGCCAACCCCAACCTGCAGACCCAGAAGGCTCTGCCTGACGACACCCTTGGTGTAGCTATGCAGACCCCCCTCCACATGGCCATTGCTCACAACCACCCAGATGTGGTCTCTGTCATCCTCGAGCAAAAAG CCAATGCACTTCATGCCACCAACAACTTCCAGATCATTCCAGACTTCAGTCTCAAAGACTCCATGGATCAGACTGTGCTGGGCTTGGCACTCTGGACAG GTATGCACATTATAGCAGCTCAGCTGCTGGGCTCAGGGGCTTCTATCAATGACACTATGTCCAATGGACAAACCCTGCTTCATATGGCCATCCAGAGACAGGACAGCAAGAGTGCCCTCTTCCTTCTTGAGCATCAGGCAGACATCAATGTTAG GACCCAAGAGGGACAAACAGCACTACAGTTGGCCATCAGTAACCAGCTGCCACTGGTGGTAGATGCAATTTGTACAAGAGGAGCCGATATGTCTGTGGTGAATGACAAAGGGGACCCTCCACTGTGGCTGGCTCTCGAGAATGGCCTGGAGGATATTGCATCCACACTG GTTCGCCATGGCTGTGATGCCACCTGTTGGAGCACAGGGCCCTCTGGCTGCCAGCAGACCCTCCTGCACAGAGCTGTTGATGAGAATAATGAGGTCTCTGCTTGCTTCCTCATCCGCAG tgggtGTGACGTGAACAGCCCCAGACAGCCAGGCCCTAATGGGGAAGGAGACGAAGAAGCCCGAGATGGACAAACGCCCCTCCACTTGGCAAGCAGCTGGGGATTGGAGGAGGTGGTGCAGTGCCTTCTAGAGTTTGGAGCTAATGTTAATGCACAG GATGCAGAGGGCAGAGCTCCCATCCATGCTGCGATTAGCAGCCAGCACAACGTCATCATACAGCTCCTCATTTCCCATCCAGACATTCGTCTCAACATCCGCGACCGTCAAGGAATGACCCCCTTTGCCTGTGCCATGACGCACAAGAACAATAAGGCGGCAGAGGCTATCCTCAAGAGGGAGCCAGGCGCTGCTGAACAG GTGGACAACAAAGGGCGTAATTTTCTCCATGTGGCTGTGCAAAATTCAGATATTGAAAGTGTCCTGTTCCTCATCAGTGTCCAAGCTAATGTCAACTCCAGGGTTCAAGATGCAGCCAAACTCACCCCTCTCCACCTGGCTGTCCAGGCTGGATCTGAGATCATTGTCCGCAACCTG CTGCTTGCCGGAGCCAAAGTAAATGAGCTGAcaaaacacaggcagacagCACTACACTTGGCTGCCCAACAGGACCTGGCCACTATTTGTTCTGTGTTGCTGGAGAATGGAGTAGACTTTGCTGCTGAGGATGAGAATGGCAACAATG CTCTGCATCTGGCTGTGATGCAAGGCCGCCTTAACAATGTCAGAGCCCTTCTCACAGAGTCCAACATTGATGCCGAGGCCTTTAATCTCAG GGGTCAGTCGCCAATGCACGTACTAGGCCATTATGGGAAAGAGAATGCTGCCGCCATTTTTGAGTTGTTTCTGGAGTGTATGCCTGAATACCCTCTGGACAAACCAGATAATGAAGGGAACACAG TTCTGCTCCTGGCCTACATGAAAGGAAATGCAAACCTGTGCCGTGCCATTGTTAGGGCTGGAGCTCGACTCGGCATCAATAATAATCAGGGCATCAACATTTTCAACTACCAAGTCGCAACCAAACAGTTGCTCTTCCGCCTTCTAG ATATGCTGTCCAAAGAGCCCCCTTGGTGTGATGGGTCCAACTGCTATGAATGTGTTGCCAAGTTTGGTGTTACGACAAGGAAACATCACTG CCGCCACTGTGGGCGCCTGTTGTGCCACAAGTGCTCTATAAAGGAGATACCCATCATCAAGTTCGACTTGAACAAGCCTGTGAGGGTGTGTGACATCTGCTTTGATGTACTAACTCTGGGTGGGGTATCGTAA